In the Pirellulales bacterium genome, one interval contains:
- a CDS encoding kelch repeat-containing protein, translated as MLPQRKASIVSTGAVWCVLVLGTTCVARAHFVFLVPDSSGTKAAVVLSEDLEPDAEIEMVLAGKPRLKVRDAAGKETELTLSKTADDTAAIELPGEGLRVVYGTADLGLMQRGEGPAFRLVYHPKAIVGDAFDARVGLGDRVPVELVPVGSAGAVAFRVVAGGKPVAQAEVNLVLPDGERTKVTTGENGQTKTFAAPGRYAAWTRHFEPKGGEVDGKPYQSTRHYATLVADVGQANPAHGYADMPVAASSFGAVGSDGWLYVYGGHIARVHTYSTEAVSKRFARLKLSDGRTWEELPSGPGLQGMNLAAWDGKIYRVGGMQPRNKPGDPTDNYSIADVERFDPAVGKWQSLPSLPVPRSSHDVAVVDGKLYVIGGWNMRGEDGEDWLDKALVLDLKADAPTWQEIDQPFQRRALIVTVHDGKIFVIGGFNEDNVPERRVDVYDPAQKTWSTVAELPGQDHNGFAPAACTLGGRVYASVADGSLLRLDTAGKKWDLVTKLQPRIVHRLIPHGAQLLLVGGARGGDNLASIEAVTIDKATGKIASINRD; from the coding sequence GTGCTGCCACAACGTAAAGCGTCAATCGTTTCGACCGGTGCAGTGTGGTGTGTCCTGGTACTTGGCACGACGTGCGTCGCGCGAGCGCATTTCGTGTTCCTCGTGCCGGATTCTTCCGGGACCAAAGCCGCCGTCGTACTGAGCGAAGATCTAGAGCCCGACGCCGAGATCGAAATGGTGCTGGCGGGCAAGCCTCGATTGAAGGTGCGCGATGCGGCCGGCAAGGAAACGGAACTAACGCTAAGCAAGACAGCCGACGATACGGCCGCGATCGAGTTACCCGGCGAAGGACTGCGCGTCGTCTATGGCACGGCCGATTTGGGCCTTATGCAACGCGGCGAAGGGCCGGCATTTCGACTGGTCTACCATCCGAAGGCGATCGTCGGCGATGCGTTCGATGCTCGCGTCGGCCTGGGCGATCGGGTGCCCGTGGAACTCGTACCCGTCGGCTCGGCGGGAGCAGTCGCCTTTCGCGTCGTGGCCGGCGGCAAGCCTGTGGCACAAGCCGAAGTGAATCTCGTGCTCCCCGATGGCGAGCGCACGAAGGTCACCACGGGCGAGAACGGACAGACAAAAACGTTTGCCGCTCCCGGACGATACGCGGCCTGGACGCGCCACTTCGAACCGAAGGGGGGAGAAGTCGACGGCAAGCCTTACCAGTCCACTCGTCATTACGCCACGCTGGTTGCCGATGTCGGTCAGGCGAATCCCGCGCACGGCTACGCCGATATGCCGGTGGCGGCTTCGAGCTTTGGCGCCGTCGGCAGTGACGGATGGTTGTATGTCTACGGCGGTCACATCGCCCGCGTACATACCTATTCGACCGAGGCCGTGTCGAAGCGTTTCGCGCGATTGAAGCTTTCCGACGGTCGCACGTGGGAAGAATTGCCCAGCGGTCCTGGCTTGCAAGGAATGAACCTGGCTGCTTGGGATGGCAAGATCTACCGCGTTGGTGGCATGCAGCCGCGCAACAAGCCGGGCGATCCGACGGACAATTACTCAATCGCGGACGTTGAGCGCTTCGATCCGGCCGTGGGCAAGTGGCAATCGCTGCCATCTTTGCCGGTACCGCGTTCGTCGCACGATGTGGCCGTGGTCGACGGCAAGCTATACGTCATCGGTGGTTGGAATATGCGCGGCGAAGATGGAGAGGATTGGCTCGACAAAGCGTTGGTGCTTGATCTGAAGGCCGACGCGCCCACATGGCAAGAGATCGATCAGCCATTCCAGCGTCGCGCATTGATCGTCACCGTGCACGACGGCAAGATCTTCGTCATCGGTGGTTTCAACGAGGATAATGTGCCGGAGCGGCGCGTCGACGTTTACGACCCCGCACAGAAGACATGGTCGACGGTGGCCGAGTTGCCGGGGCAGGATCACAACGGCTTCGCTCCGGCGGCCTGCACGCTGGGCGGTCGTGTGTATGCCAGCGTCGCCGATGGTTCGCTCTTGCGGCTCGACACGGCGGGAAAAAAGTGGGACCTGGTCACGAAGCTCCAGCCGCGGATTGTTCACCGCCTGATCCCGCACGGTGCACAATTGTTACTCGTCGGCGGAGCACGAGGCGGCGATAACCTGGCCTCGATCGAGGCCGTCACGATCGACAAAGCGACCGGCAAGATCGCGAGCATCAATCGTGACTAG
- a CDS encoding PEP-CTERM sorting domain-containing protein, translating to MKRVFASKVLCVVSLFGTFLTTSQTAQAGALHTPVLPAWGRPANNAAASAAATTYQEWNALASAGVPTSASPQTAPTLVNPNAGGSTQPVFYDDGYPADGAFPAGTDIYSFSGVLNPVVTIPGYDISGNQLKVQVEVQSFGSLIDASDLTASYTDPLGNAHSILVSTLPSFVSFEAYNDGGSNNGFGTAYTVDNLWLFTLPQDTANLTLSWGWGVTSAAIQAVSVDTHSVPEPSTIVLGLMAAAAVLWGKTRRRGGARS from the coding sequence ATGAAGCGAGTGTTTGCGTCGAAGGTATTGTGCGTCGTGTCGCTTTTCGGAACATTTCTAACCACGAGCCAAACGGCTCAAGCAGGGGCGCTGCACACGCCGGTTCTGCCGGCTTGGGGGCGTCCCGCGAATAATGCGGCGGCCTCGGCGGCCGCAACGACCTATCAGGAGTGGAATGCCCTGGCCTCGGCCGGAGTGCCTACGTCGGCCAGCCCCCAGACGGCCCCAACGTTGGTCAATCCCAACGCCGGCGGCAGTACGCAGCCCGTGTTTTATGACGACGGCTACCCGGCCGATGGTGCGTTTCCAGCGGGCACCGATATCTATTCGTTCAGCGGCGTGCTCAACCCTGTCGTAACCATTCCGGGCTACGACATCAGCGGCAATCAGTTGAAGGTACAAGTCGAAGTGCAATCGTTCGGCAGTCTGATCGACGCGAGCGACCTCACGGCCTCCTACACCGACCCGCTGGGCAATGCCCATTCGATCTTGGTGAGCACATTGCCGTCGTTCGTGAGCTTCGAGGCCTACAATGATGGCGGATCCAACAACGGCTTCGGCACGGCGTACACCGTCGACAACCTGTGGTTGTTCACCTTGCCGCAGGATACCGCAAACTTGACTTTGAGCTGGGGCTGGGGCGTCACGTCGGCGGCCATCCAGGCCGTGTCGGTCGACACGCACTCAGTGCCTGAGCCGTCGACGATCGTGCTCGGACTCATGGCCGCGGCAGCGGTGCTGTGGGGTAAAACACGTCGTCGTGGCGGTGCACGTTCGTAG